A single Drosophila miranda strain MSH22 chromosome XR, D.miranda_PacBio2.1, whole genome shotgun sequence DNA region contains:
- the LOC108152255 gene encoding protein ARV1 isoform X1, whose amino-acid sequence MIGGKNSVCVNCGHRVRELYKKYSNTLKTTNCEKCHQVTDKYIEFEEFIILIDALLLDSSAFRHIIYNGDFKLYWKVSLVVLLLESFAICRQKLSDPANDALNVHEKGFYTYTLHHIGDYLLITLFLLLITAALGIDQIKKVGVRNFTLTIIKVVVISNLSKFFLLPILVWRNNTTVFGRSIHYALVMSHHICSLVLAYEAVGFIKSRLRWLAITLVVLAFVLKEYIRHYAAFQLELY is encoded by the exons ATGATTGGAGGAAAAAACTCGGTGTGCGTAAACTGTGGACACAGAGTGCGAGAactatataaaaaatatagCAACACTCTGAAAACTACGAATTGC GAGAAATGTCATCAGGTCACAGACAAATACATCGAGTTTGAGGAATTTATCATCCTAATAGATGCACTTCTTTTGGATTCGTCTGCATTCCGCcatataatatataatggCGACTTTAAG TTATATTGGAAGGTTTCACTGGTGGTGTTGCTCTTGGAGTCGTTTGCAATATGCCGGCAGAAGCTTAGCGATCCCGCCAATGATGCCTTAAACGTCCACGAAAAAGGTTTCTACACATACACACTGCATCACATAGGTG ACTACTTGCTTATAACCTTATTTCTATTGCTAATTACGGCAGCACTTGGCATTGATCAGATAAAGAAAGTGGGTGTTCGAAATTTCACCTTAACTATTATCAAGGTTGTTGTCATTTCCAACTTATCCAAGTTTTTCCTGCTCCCCATTTTGGTTTGGCGCAATAACACGACAGTGTTTGGACGTAGCATACACTATGCACTGGTCATGAGCCATCACATCTGTTCGCTGGTCCTTGCGTACGAGGCAGTCGGATTTATCAAGAGTCGGCTTCGATGGCTGGCCATTACATTAGTAGTCCTTGCATTTGTCCTAAAGGAATACATCAGACATTATGCCGCATTCCAACTGGAGTTATATTAA
- the LOC108152255 gene encoding protein ARV 2 isoform X2, with amino-acid sequence MIGGKNSVCVNCGHRVRELYKKYSNTLKTTNCEKCHQVTDKYIEFEEFIILIDALLLDSSAFRHIIYNGDFKLYWKVSLVVLLLESFAICRQKLSDPANDALNVHEKGFYTYTLHHIVFGRSIHYALVMSHHICSLVLAYEAVGFIKSRLRWLAITLVVLAFVLKEYIRHYAAFQLELY; translated from the exons ATGATTGGAGGAAAAAACTCGGTGTGCGTAAACTGTGGACACAGAGTGCGAGAactatataaaaaatatagCAACACTCTGAAAACTACGAATTGC GAGAAATGTCATCAGGTCACAGACAAATACATCGAGTTTGAGGAATTTATCATCCTAATAGATGCACTTCTTTTGGATTCGTCTGCATTCCGCcatataatatataatggCGACTTTAAG TTATATTGGAAGGTTTCACTGGTGGTGTTGCTCTTGGAGTCGTTTGCAATATGCCGGCAGAAGCTTAGCGATCCCGCCAATGATGCCTTAAACGTCCACGAAAAAGGTTTCTACACATACACACTGCATCACATAG TGTTTGGACGTAGCATACACTATGCACTGGTCATGAGCCATCACATCTGTTCGCTGGTCCTTGCGTACGAGGCAGTCGGATTTATCAAGAGTCGGCTTCGATGGCTGGCCATTACATTAGTAGTCCTTGCATTTGTCCTAAAGGAATACATCAGACATTATGCCGCATTCCAACTGGAGTTATATTAA
- the LOC108152254 gene encoding WD repeat-containing protein 26 homolog: MQNTSSTATGSSTRATADVSTLNSGGGSAENVSRDTTGGGGGGDDNPAPADEHPSGSSTRNGHDAKQNGFAVNNNGSCIVDGENNRDNNTSYRAVQLDKSNQEIIRLIGQYLHDVGLDKSVKTLMVESGCYLEHPSATKFREHVLMGDWVKADLDLKDLEPLIDNGKLSTITEMKFILLEQKYLEHLDDANPLDALHVLRSELTPLQHNISRVHQLSSYMMCSTNQDLYQRAKWEGKGILSRALVMERLQTFMPPSVMMSPRRLRTLLQQAIELQSQHCPCHDMAWETNLQTVSLLTDHCCTTDGFPMQTIQILTDHCDEVWFCKFSPDGLKLATGSKDSTVIIWDVDPYKLTLKHRRVLDGQAQLSVSFVSWSPDSKLILVGGTEDSHELYIWNVEDGKLFVKFSQSLEDSLACGAFSRDGTRFVCGGQKGQLYLCDLNGTIVDSWEGVRVNSIAFRADNKTILAADNHYRIRGYNFDSPRSDFDILREPHPIMTFSINSADRLALLNVSNQGLHLWDIEDKCLVRRFQGIRQSNFAIHSCFGGINESFVASGSEDKVVYIWHIKREEPLAKLAGHTKTVNCVSWNPVYPSLLASASDDATVRIWGPKPNGSNATTESDDCSSSSSSSSWNMT; encoded by the exons ATGCAGAACACATCTTCTACAGCGACCGGCTCCAGTACAAGGGCTACAGCAGATGTTTCGACGCTAAATTCCGGCGGCGGCAGTGCAGAGAATGTTAGCCGTGATACGACTGGCGGTGGTGGAGGTGGCGATGATAATCCCGCACCTGCTGACGAGCATCCATCcggcagcagcaccagaaACGGTCACGATGCCAAACAAAACGGATTTGCTGTCAATAACAATGGCAGCTGCATCGTAGATGGGGAGAACAATCGGGACAACAACACCAGCTACCGGGCTGTTCAGTTGGACAAGTCAAATCAGGAGATCATACGCCTCATTGGCCAGTATCTGCACGACGTAGGTCTCGATAAGTCCGTCAAGACACTGATGGTAGAGTCTGGCTGTTACTTGGAGCACCCATCGGCGACCAAGTTCAGGGAGCATGTGTTAATGGGGGATTGGGTCAAAGCAGATCTAGACCTCAAG GACTTGGAGCCACTGATTGATAATGGGAAACTATCAACAATAACTGAAATGAAATTCATATTACTAGAGCAAAAGTATTTAGAGCATTTGGATGATGCCAATCCGCTGGACGCACTGCACGTGCTGCGCAGCGAGTTGACCCCATTGCAGCACAACATATCGCGTGTGCATCAGCTGTCTTCGTATATGATGTGCTCCACCAATCAGGACCTCTATCAGCGAGCCAAGTGGGAGGGCAAGGGTATCTTGTCTCGGGCGCTTGTCATGGAGCGCCTGCAAACGTTCATGCCGCCTTCGGTGATGATGTCGCCGCGCCGTCTGCGCACCCTACTTCAGCAGGCAATAGAATTACAAAGCCAACACTGCCCCTGTCACGACATGGCGTGGGAGACTAATTTGCAAACGGTTTCGTTGCTCACCGACCACTGTTGCACCACAGATGGATTCCCCATGCAGACAATACAAATTCTGACTGACCATTGCGACGAAGTTTGGTTCTGTAAATTCTCTCCCGATGGCCTTAAATTAGCTACTGGCAGCAAGGACTCCACTGTGATTATTTGGGACGTAGACCCGTACAAACTCACGCTCAAGCATCGTCGCGTCCTGGACGGGCAGGCGCAGCTGAGCGTCAGCTTTGTCAGCTGGAGTCCCGACTCCAAGCTCATTCTGGTGGGTGGCACCGAGGACTCCCATGAGCTTTACATCTGGAACGTGGAGGACGGTAAGCTGTTTGTCAAGTTCTCCCAATCACTGGAGGACAGCCTCGCCTGCGGTGCCTTCAGTCGCGATGGCACCCGCTTCGTTTGTGGCGGCCAAAAGGGTCAGCTCTACCTATGCGATCTAAATGGCACCATTGTCGACTCCTGGGAGGGAGTTCGGGTCAACAGCATTGCCTTTCGAGCTGACAATAAAACAATATTGGCGGCCGATAATCATTATCGCATCAGAGG CTACAACTTTGATAGCCCTCGCTCAGACTTTGATATACTGAGAGAGCCGCATCCGATTATGACTTTTAGCATCAACTCTGCCGATCGCTTGGCGTTGTTGAATGTCTCCAATCAAGGCCTTCATCTTTGGGACATTGAGGACAAATGTCTCGTGCGACGATTCCAGGGTATACGCCAGAGTAATTTTGCCATCCATTCGTGTTTCGGCGGTATCAATGAGAGCTTCGTGGCCAGCGGTAGTGAGGATAAGGTCGTATATATTTGGCACATTAAGCGCGAAGAACCCCTGGCCAAGCTGGCTGGCCACACGAAGACGGTGAACTGTGTGTCGTGGAACCCCGTTTATCCGTCATTGCTGGCTAGTGCCAGTGACGATGCCACCGTTCGCATTTGGGGACCAAAGCCGAATGGAAGCAACGCCACGACAGAGAGCGACGATTGCTCCTCAAGCTCGTCCTCGTCATCGTGGAATATGACTTAG
- the LOC108152255 gene encoding protein ARV 2 isoform X3 translates to MIGGKNSVCVNCGHRVRELYKKYSNTLKTTNCEKCHQVTDKYIEFEEFIILIDALLLDSSAFRHIIYNGDFKLYWKVSLVVLLLESFAICRQKLSDPANDALNVHEKGFYTYTLHHIGDYLLITLFLLLITAALGIDQIKKCLDVAYTMHWS, encoded by the exons ATGATTGGAGGAAAAAACTCGGTGTGCGTAAACTGTGGACACAGAGTGCGAGAactatataaaaaatatagCAACACTCTGAAAACTACGAATTGC GAGAAATGTCATCAGGTCACAGACAAATACATCGAGTTTGAGGAATTTATCATCCTAATAGATGCACTTCTTTTGGATTCGTCTGCATTCCGCcatataatatataatggCGACTTTAAG TTATATTGGAAGGTTTCACTGGTGGTGTTGCTCTTGGAGTCGTTTGCAATATGCCGGCAGAAGCTTAGCGATCCCGCCAATGATGCCTTAAACGTCCACGAAAAAGGTTTCTACACATACACACTGCATCACATAGGTG ACTACTTGCTTATAACCTTATTTCTATTGCTAATTACGGCAGCACTTGGCATTGATCAGATAAAGAAA TGTTTGGACGTAGCATACACTATGCACTGGTCATGA
- the LOC108151375 gene encoding cyclin-dependent kinase 12 — protein MHASSAAATALVEYSDVSSEDFSDPEAGEIDSDAVLTSRCDTTKKPKQPSDNQFAKSSRATKPEKEGYDNYRKRRTEETDDLEVSGSRPTGGGDTLNNREEAQASKTSKDELWSRQIYMSSDSIDTDELEAEMKRQKRKKLKKDKHKHKSKKKSKKRKKKRTKSYSSIESMSDDINALLDRRYTPPNVPNKINERTVSTGTSYTPHTHKESSPISPGTPPPTRRPNSNNAYYGESIGDAPNTSLGTNLQVTVTNKTSNRLRSPPRIGGNGPRYGTSPRTPPQALYTTSGGSSGGAGIHGRDSRSSRYVQSPLKDDLNAHHRSGHDHGYQPRYSSSTGPSGSLDARKVKRLSPEIDRYNHQPSTPPHKRRKFNDGRDMSMSGFEHSRHHSTKYDRYSRERYSRRGSRSPSVQHSRGRQSPVGGMTSSGSISNMFRHGNSHKHKYTTPNSPTSVPTRSSKRASGTGTSTDRYSRSPRASSRYFETSPPSSAGASSSHYHHHRRSPKSRLRRTSSRKRSPSSASSGSSASLSRSPASRDLKHKREEYIKKISETSLFAELVKDRHKRQKALKEIIERQEENSNSNSNGALTINDNSSSIDGNTPNVTDCRSAVAIVGVGATPTPTIGGGMTSNGLEIPSSCGGGSKPDLDINNIPMPNKEHDLLVHNPGPSSDVPDSSSTSLITTSTLSAAISANRNNHKPKSLTSLPMPPGMNALDLVNAPSPSPPHLTLKKEYDEKTVSNSSANKSLLNLPMPPVIPGSEELSGDDDVIDSPEDFDATGGSGNMHGHSSGQGASRRRPVILNRRDSRNNVRDWGERCVDVFEMIAQIGEGTYGQVYKARDHHTNDMVALKKVRLEHEKEGFPITAVREIKILRQLNHRNIVNLHEIVTDKQDAVEFRKDKGSFYLVFEYMDHDLMGLLESGMVDFNEENNASIMKQLLDGLNYCHKKNFLHRDIKCSNILMNNRGKVKLADFGLARLYNADDRERPYTNKVITLWYRPPELLLGEERYGPSIDVWSCGCILGELFLKRPLFQANAEMAQLETISKICGSPIPAVWPNVIKLPLFHTLKQKKTHRRRLREDFEFMPAASLDLLDKMLDLDPDKRITAEDALKSPWLKKINPDEMPTPQLPTWQDCHELWSKKRRRQLREQQESLPPSVISSTKYHPHGAAMVGDA, from the exons ATGCATGCATCGTCTGCAGCTGCGACAGCACTGGTGGAGTACTCGGATGTCAGCTCAGAGGACTTTTCCGATCCCGAAGCAGGAGAAATTGACTCAGACGCAGTGCTGACAAGCAGATGTGACACCACAAAGAAACCAAAGCAACCGTCGGATAATCAGTTCGCAAAGAGTAGTCGAGCTACAAAGCCTGAAAAGGAAGGCTATGATAATTATAG AAAAAGGCGGACTGAAGAAACTGACGATCTTGAGGTGTCTGGATCGAGACCAACTGGTGGAGGCGACACCTTGAATAATCGAGAGGAGGCGCAAGCTTCTAAAACATCAAAGGACGAACTTTGGAGTAGACAGATCTACATGTCTAGCGATTCCATTGACACGGATGAACTGGAGGCGGAAATGAAGCGACAGAAACGCAAGAAGCTGAAGAAGGACAAGCATAAACATAAATCAAAGAAGAAGTCGAAGAAGCGTAAGAAAAAGAGGACCAAATCGTATTCTAGCATTGAGTCAATGTCGGATGACATAAACGCCCTACTGGATCGACGATACACGCCGCCAAATGTTCCGAATAAGATCAACGAGCGAACAGTCAGCACCGGAACTTCCTACACACCTCACACGCATAAGGAAAGCAGCCCCATATCCCCGGGCACTCCGCCTCCCACACGGCGTCCAAACAGTAATAACGCCTATTATGGCGAGTCCATTGGTGATGCCCCCAACACTTCGCTGGGAACCAATCTCCAGGTGACTGTTACCAATAAGACGAGCAATCGCCTGCGTTCTCCCCCACGCATTGGCGGCAATGGACCACGCTATGGGACCTCTCCTCGAACTCCGCCACAAGCACTCTACACCACCTCGGGCGGTAGCAGTGGTGGAGCGGGAATTCATGGACGTGATTCACGCAGCTCCCGATATGTACAGAGTCCACTCAAAGACGATCTAAATGCGCACCATCGGTCTGGCCACGATCATGGATATCAGCCACGATATTCTTCGAGCACGGGACCAAGCGGCAGTCTCGATGCGAGAAAAGTTAAACGTTTGTCTCCGG AGATAGACCGCTATAATCATCAGCCGAGTACACCGCCCCACAAGCGACGAAAGTTCAACGATGGCAGGGATATGAGTATGTCAGGCTTCGAGCATAGCAGGCACCATTCTACTAAATATGATCGTTATAGCAGAGAGCGATATTCAAGGCGTGGATCCAG GAGTCCTAGTGTACAGCATTCACGCGGTCGGCAATCGCCTGTTGGCGGCATGACCTCCAGCGGAAGCATTTCAAATATGTTTAGGCATGGTAATAGTCACAAACACAAGTACACGACACCAAACTCACCCACGTCCGTGCCGACACGGTCCTCGAAACGCGCCTCTGGTACTGGCACCTCCACCGATCGGTATTCGCGATCCCCGAGGGCAAGCTCGCGCTACTTTGAGACTTCGCCGCCATCATCAGCTGGTGCTTCAAGCTCCCATTACCATCATCATCGTCGCTCGCCGAAGTCGCGTCTTAGAAGGACCAGCAGTCGCAAACGCTCGCCCAGCTCGGCCAGCAGCGGTAGTTCAGCTTCACTCAGTCGATCGCCAGCCTCGCGAGATCTGAAGCACAAGCGCGAGGAATACATTAAAAAGATTAGTGAAACGAGTCTGTTTGCCGAGTTGGTAAAGGATCGTCATAAAAGACAAAAGGCCTTGAAGGAGATTATCGAGCGTCAAGAAGAAAATagtaacagcaacagcaacggcgcCTTGACAATAAACGATAACAGTTCCTCGATAGATGGTAATACGCCGAATGTGACCGATTGTAGATCTGCTGTGGCCATCGTAGGTGTAGGTGCAACGCCAACACCCACCATAGGCGGCGGCATGACTTCAAATGGACTGGAAATTCCCAGCAGCTGCGGCGGTGGCAGCAAACCGGATTTGGATATCAACAACATTCCCATGCCAAACAAAGAGCACGATCTGCTTGTGCATAATCCTGGCCCCAGCTCCGATGTCCCAGATAGCTCCTCAACTTCATTAATAACAACAAGCACACTGTCGGCAGCAATCTCAGCAAATAGGAATAACCACAAACCGAAGAGTCTGACATCGTTGCCCATGCCACCCGGCATGAATGCGTTGGACCTTGTGAATGCACCCAGTCCATCGCCCCCGCATTTGACACTCAAAAAGGAGTACGATGAGAAAACAGTTTCCAATTCCAGCGCCAATAAAAGTCTCTTGAACTTACCGATGCCTCCGGTAATACCAGGCAGCGAGGAGCTAAGCGGCGACGATGATGTCATCGACAGTCCCGAAGATTTTGATGCAACCGGCGGCAGTGGCAATATGCACGGCCACAGCAGTGGACAGGGGGCCTCGCGTCGTCGTCCAGTGATACTGAATCGTCGGGATTCACGTAATAATGTGCGTGACTGGGGCGAGCGATGTGTGGACGTATTCGAAATGATTGCACAAATCGGTGAAGGCACATACGGACAG GTGTATAAGGCTCGGGATCATCATACGAACGATATGGTAGCACTGAAAAAAGTGCGGCTAGAACACGAAAAGGAAGGCTTTCCCATTACGGCTGTGCGTGAAATCAAAATACTTAGGCAACTCAACCATCGTAACATTGTCAACTTGCATGAAATTGTCACAGACAAGCAGGACGCCGTCGAGTTTCGTAAAGACAAGGGCTCATTCTATCTCGTGTTTGAGTATATGGACCACGATCTCATGGGCCTGCTCGAATCTGGCATGGTCGACTTTAATGAAGAGAATAATGCTAGCATTATGAAGCAGCTATTAGACGGCCTTAATTACTGCCATAAAAAGAACTTTCTGCATCGGGATATCAAGTGTTCGAATATATTAATGAACAACAG AGGAAAAGTGAAACTGGCAGATTTTGGATTGGCCCGTCTGTATAATGCCGATGATCGGGAACGTCCGTACACGAACAAAGTGATAACGCTGTGGTATCGGCCCCCAGAGCTGTTGTTGGGCGAGGAACGGTATGGTCCTTCCATAGATGTGTGGTCGTGCGGCTGCATACTCGGTGAGCTCTTCCTGAAGCGGCCACTGTTTCAGGCCAATGCAGAGATGGCTCAATTAGAGACTATATCTAAGATCTGCGGCTCGCCCATTCCCGCTGTGTGGCCGAACGTAATTAAGCTACCACTGTTTCATACTCTTAAGCAAAAGAAAACGCATCGCCGTCGCTTGCGTGAAGATTTTGAGTTTATGCCAGCAGCATCACTTGATTTGCTCGACAAAATGTTAGACCTGGATCCGGACAAGCGCATAACTGCAGAAGATGCACTCAAGTCCCCGTGGCTAAAAAAAATCAATCCAGATGA AATGCCAACACCACAATTGCCTACATGGCAGGACTGTCATGAACTTTGGAGCAAGAAGCGACGCCGTCAGCTGCGGGAACAACAAGAGTCGCTGCCACCATCGGTAATATCTTCGACCAAATACCACCCACACGGAGCAGCAATGGTGGGAGATGCTTAG